The genomic window AAACTTGAACCTACGGACAAATTACCTGCAGGAAAGAAACCGTGTCTTTCACTGAGGGAACTTGAAAAGCAGATAGGATATGACTTGGAATCGCAGTTAGATCCGATGAAAAGAAATATAACAGTGAACGAACTTGTAGAACGATACCTATCCACAAAAACAGGAGCGAAACACAGTACAGTTGCAAACTATAACTTTGTAAAGAATATCTTGAAAAAAGAGGAATTTAGCGAGGCGAAAATAGCAGACGTTAAAACATCGGACGCAAAACTTTTCCTTATTAAAATGCAGAGTGACGGCAAAGGTTACAGTACAGTCAAGTCGGTACGCGGAGTTCTAAGACCTGCATTTCAGATGGCTGTTGATGATGATATTTTAAATAAGAATCCATTTGAATTTCAGCTTGCCGGAGTTGTGGTGAATGATTCACATACACGAACCGCAATAACAAGGGAGCAAATGCGACAGTTTTTGAAATTTGTGCATGATGATAACTGCTATTGTAAGTATTACGAGGTGGTTTATATCCTATTCCATACAGGAATGAGAATATCGGAATTCTGCGGTTTGACACTCAAAGATATTGATTTAAAGAACCGAATTGTAAATATTGACCATCAGCTTCAGAGAACCTCAGATATGCAGTATGTAATTGAATCAACGAAAACCAATGCCGGAACAAGAAAACTTCCAATTACAGAGGAAGTGGTAAAGTGTTTTCAAGCCATTATCGAGGACAGAGAACCGCAACAAAGAGAAAAAATGATTGACGGATATGCCGGATTTTTGTTTTATGATAAAGATAACAATCCGCTCGTAGCAATGCATTGGGAACATCGTTTTAACCATATGGTACAGCGATACAACGATATTTACCGTATACAGATACCGAATATTACGCCGCATGTTTGCAGACATACCTACTGCAGTAATATGGCGAAATCAGGAATGAACCCAAAGACATTGCAGTACCTTATGGGGCATAGCGACATAGGCGTAACACTAAACACTTAT from Hominilimicola fabiformis includes these protein-coding regions:
- a CDS encoding site-specific integrase produces the protein MGIRGRIRRDSKHRVLRAGESMRADGKYQFKYHIAGKPHFVYSWKLEPTDKLPAGKKPCLSLRELEKQIGYDLESQLDPMKRNITVNELVERYLSTKTGAKHSTVANYNFVKNILKKEEFSEAKIADVKTSDAKLFLIKMQSDGKGYSTVKSVRGVLRPAFQMAVDDDILNKNPFEFQLAGVVVNDSHTRTAITREQMRQFLKFVHDDNCYCKYYEVVYILFHTGMRISEFCGLTLKDIDLKNRIVNIDHQLQRTSDMQYVIESTKTNAGTRKLPITEEVVKCFQAIIEDREPQQREKMIDGYAGFLFYDKDNNPLVAMHWEHRFNHMVQRYNDIYRIQIPNITPHVCRHTYCSNMAKSGMNPKTLQYLMGHSDIGVTLNTYTHLGLEDAEDELKRMEDLNNARNELDKNSRRNLITQKMFRVI